CGTTAAAGTTGTAGAAAAGACCTAGAAGAATTGCAGGAAAATGAACTTCTTTATTTATAACCAATTGTCCACTTTCTGTGGTCCAGTCAGGTATCGTGCCCTCCCTATCGTGAAACGGTATTTCTGATCTGGGATCCTCATCTCCGTAGTAATACTCGTTTGGATTCGTGTAGAAATCGTTAAAATATCGTACTCTTTTATCACCAATAGGGGTCTTGGTGATGTTATGATAATAGTGCGGGCTGGTACTTCGAAGCCAAAAGTCTGGCCAAGTAATCATTGTCTTATTCTTGTATAGTTCGCTTGAGAATATCTTATCCATCTTTCGCAAGGGTATATTATCTGAATCTAACAAAAAGcagtttttgaatgaacTTGCTGCTATCGCAAATATTTTAAACTGGTAGCCTCCTAGTTGTAACCGGGGATAAACTTGGTCACCAAATCGTTCTTCTAAGATTACGCATCTTGCATTCAAAAGTGGAAAATGATTTTCACAGAAATCTTCCTCATAGTCGTCGTAAGTTGGCAACACGACCTCAACTGGCAGTTTATTGCCTGCTCTTCTCAAAGCGTTGATATTCAGCAGTGCCAAAAAGGTGTGTCTGCCACCACCAACAATAACGTATCCATCTCCTCTGTACATGTTTTCGTAAGGCCATTTTGCTGgaatttgttcaacaatattgTCGAATTTGTCACTGGTATCCTCTATGAACTCAGGACTAAAATGAATCAGCTCCTGTAGCCTACTCTCCGAGAGCAATTCACCTATGCGATTGAAGAATCTTACATTTGTAACTTCATGATTCCACCTTTCTGGTATCGGATACGACAGGTTATTCTCTAACAGGGCGTCTAAATAGCCGTTGAAGAACTGTTGAAACTGCCAAGTATCGTTTGCGGGAGGAGTACTTAAGGTCACAGTGCGTTCCGGTATGGGGATTATGATCTGACCTCCAAAGTGGAAAAATAACACCACAGATGTCGCCGCTAACAGCACTACTGAGGCACAAAACACCTTAAGTAGTTTCTTCAACCTCATGGGTGCCAAGCTATTAAACATTGAGTGGTCATGTGGGAACTTTCAACGAGCTGGTTGATGTGAGTACTAAGGTCATCTCAGCCCCGATCTGAAGTAGAAATTTCGCCGCGAAAATGCAGACCACAACAATAAGGCACAATCGGAGGCATTGAACTATTGTTCACACGACCGGTACCGACTATGTGGTAAACCAACTAAGATCTTATATTACTGATTGTTTTACTTAAATAAATACGGATTTCACAGATGTAGACACCTTCCAGACTCAGAAAAGAACACCCTTCGTACTTGGAATGTCGTCCGTGCCGTTGCTTGAAATGGCCTCTTTGATAGCTATAGCCAAAGCTTTGAATGCACTCTCGGCACGATGATGGTCGTTGAAACCTCGCAAACAATCTACGTGCATGGTTACATGGGCTCCTTGGGcaaaactttccaaaacaTGGGGAATCATCTCACACGATAGGTCTCcaatcttctctcttttcaaacCCAGATCGACAACAGCATAGGGCCTGTTAGACATATCAATAACAGCCCGACTGAGAGCTTCGTCTAGTGGAGCAAATCCGGACCCGAATCTTTTGATACCACGAACATGGCCCAAGgcttctttgaatgccATCCCCAATGCGATTCCAGTATCTTCTGCTGAATGATGGTCATCAATGTGCAAATCACCTACACATTCGATAATGACAGACCAGCCGCCGTGCTTAGCAAGTGCGTGTAACATATGGTCCAGGAATCCTATTCCTGTGTTCACAGAGATGAACTGGGATGATGTTGCCTGGGCTGCATGTTCTGCAGAATAGTCcttatctttgaaaagtgATTGAGCCAGACTCACAGGTCCACCGTCGAGACTGAGAGCTATTTGTATTTTGGTTTCGTTTGTGATCCTCTTAATGAGGGAACTTCGTTTATGTTCTCCTGTCATTGTAGTCTGTTGGAAAGATGAGAGGGGGAGTCATATAttttttcgtttttttcttcgtcttTCTCCTTCTGGAGCCAGAGTCTCGAGGGGATCCAGGTCCTTCCAGGACCTGCTTTCGCtaaagaaagaatttcaCTATCAGAAAGTAACTCTTCAGCATGAATCGATTAGAGATACTCCGGCTAAATGGAGTTAGACGGTT
This is a stretch of genomic DNA from Komagataella phaffii GS115 chromosome 3, complete sequence. It encodes these proteins:
- a CDS encoding Alpha-1,2-mannosyltransferase; translation: MFNSLAPMRLKKLLKVFCASVVLLAATSVVLFFHFGGQIIIPIPERTVTLSTPPANDTWQFQQFFNGYLDALLENNLSYPIPERWNHEVTNVRFFNRIGELLSESRLQELIHFSPEFIEDTSDKFDNIVEQIPAKWPYENMYRGDGYVIVGGGRHTFLALLNINALRRAGNKLPVEVVLPTYDDYEEDFCENHFPLLNARCVILEERFGDQVYPRLQLGGYQFKIFAIAASSFKNCFLLDSDNIPLRKMDKIFSSELYKNKTMITWPDFWLRSTSPHYYHNITKTPIGDKRVRYFNDFYTNPNEYYYGDEDPRSEIPFHDREGTIPDWTTESGQLVINKEVHFPAILLGLFYNFNGPMGFYPLLSQGGAGEGDKDTFVAASHYYNLPYYQVYKNCEMLYGWVDHANSGRIEHSAIVQYNPIVDYENLQSVKAKAEIILKNHEPDSRKKSSKPKSYSKTRLSTHVKGSIYSYRRLFRDSFNKANSDEMFLHCHTPKIEPYRIMEDDLTLGRNKEAKQRWYGGRKNRVRFGYDVELYIWELIDQYICDKNIQYKIFEGKDRDALCGSFMREQLGFLRSTGD
- a CDS encoding Imidazoleglycerol-phosphate dehydratase, catalyzes the sixth step in histidine biosynthesis gives rise to the protein MTGEHKRSSLIKRITNETKIQIALSLDGGPVSLAQSLFKDKDYSAEHAAQATSSQFISVNTGIGFLDHMLHALAKHGGWSVIIECVGDLHIDDHHSAEDTGIALGMAFKEALGHVRGIKRFGSGFAPLDEALSRAVIDMSNRPYAVVDLGLKREKIGDLSCEMIPHVLESFAQGAHVTMHVDCLRGFNDHHRAESAFKALAIAIKEAISSNGTDDIPSTKGVLF